In Scleropages formosus chromosome 10, fSclFor1.1, whole genome shotgun sequence, a single genomic region encodes these proteins:
- the LOC114911618 gene encoding LOW QUALITY PROTEIN: von Willebrand factor A domain-containing protein 5A-like (The sequence of the model RefSeq protein was modified relative to this genomic sequence to represent the inferred CDS: inserted 1 base in 1 codon), whose translation MATTCGLRTLKNEPVPLKSVSVEVDVQGHVASVNSTLQYENQESNPVEAIFIFPMDSNAAVYRFLARIGXVEIEAQVREKEKAKEEYDDAISSGQEAFLLEESDESSDVFRLSVGSLPPGQTASVTVGYVSELAVQADHALRFCLPAVLNPRYTPAGSSSMTTEASPQAGDVPYTLSLTMNIYTPSFVQSVESNCPLTPLAFLSQDKTQAKVSLAPGHRFDRDVELLLYYSEPHQPMAILEAGQLGVQSGSLMGDTVAMLSFYPVIEAEKSSHVASSGEFIFLVDRSGSMECPMNQNSGDKSRISSARDTLLLLLKSLPLGCYFNIYGFGSEYESFFPESVEYTQATMESAVEMVKSMEADLGGTEILPPLQNIYSKPCLPSHPRQVFVFTDGEVGNTKEVINLVKSHAHSHRCFTFGIGEGASSALVNGMAEGGSGHPQFITGSERMQPKVMQSLQYALNPVAKDIAMKWNIPAEVSVTPLSPPVNVLFNLKRVIQYFQLTGQNASNMSGSVSLHYIVEDKPFENKISFNLKPDADNSMLLHRLGARKAIVDLEGKVREGDDKSAKERVVELSIQSGVSSSYTAFIGVNRENKEPVQGPLQRRLMAARSLFAGSYPVNSICGKAPSMGLIDCGLYVQSPECCAAPSSDHSCDTDEQRSSSSEEGECEDYAEQANISVEEPEDPMVDLIGLQRADGSWDLQQSLASILGKQEEEVVKASPGKPEFSSVWATVLAVLWLHGYKAESRDEWQFVAKKAMTWVRAQSGFDLTEFVAAGNSFLGLQVKL comes from the exons ATGGCAACCACCTGTGGATTGAGAACTCTGAAGAATGAGCCAG TGCCCCTGAAGTCTGTGTCAGTGGAGGTAGACGTCCAGGGTCACGTGGCATCGGTCAACTCCACCCTTCAGTATGAGAACCAGGAGTCCAATCCCGTGGAGGCCATCTTCATCTTCCCCATGGACAGCAATGCTGCCGTTTACCGGTTCCTGGCCCGTATCG ACGTCGAGATTGAAGCCCAAgtcagagagaaggagaag GCAAAGGAAGAGTATGACGATGCCATAAGCTCTGGGCAGGAGGCCTTCCTGCTGGAGGAGAGCGACGAGAGCTCTGACGTGTTTCGACTGAGTGTGGGGAGTCTTCCTCCTGGACAGACTGCCTCTGTTACCGTGGGATATGTCAGTGAACTGGCTGTGCAGGCTGACCACGCCCTGAGGTTCTGTTTGCCTGCTGTGCTCAATCCTCGCTACACCCCTGCAG gcagcagcagcatgacAACAGAGGCTTCTCCACAGGCTGGTGATGTGCCATACACTCTATCGCTCACTATGAACATCTACACCCCCAGCTTTGTCCAGAGTGTGGAGTCTAATTGCCCCCTCACCCCACTGGCGTTCCTCTCCCAGGACAAAACTCAGGCCAAA GTGAGTCTGGCCCCAGGACACCGATTTGACCGTGATGTGgaactcctgctgtactacagtGAGCCTCACCAGCCCATGGCCATATTGGAGGCAGGACAGCTAGGTGTTCAGTCCG GTTCATTGATGGGTGATACTGTAGCCATGCTGAGTTTCTACCCAGTAATTGAGGCTGAAAAATCATCTCACGTTGCTTCCAGTGGAGAGTTTATATTCCTGGTGGATCGCTCTGGAAGTATGGAATGTCCAATGAACCAAAACAGTGGGGATAAGAGCCGCATCAGCAGCGCCAGG GACACTTTACTTCTGTTGTTGAAGAGTCTTCCACTGGGCTGTTACTTCAACATCTATGGATTTGGTTCGGAGTACGAGTCTTTCTTCCC TGAGAGTGTGGAATATACTCAGGCCACCATGGAATCTGCTGTAGAGATGGTGAAGTCAATGGAGGCTGACTTGGGAGGAACAGAAATCCTGCCACCCCTCCAGAACATCTACAGCAAGCCCTGCCTTCCCTCACATCCACGACAGGTAT TTGTGTTCACAGATGGAGAAGTAGGAAATACGAAAGAAGTAATTAATCTGGTGAAAAGCCATGCTCACTCCCACAG GTGCTTCACCTTTGGCATTGGGGAGGGGGCCAGCAGTGCACTGGTGAATGGCATGGCTGAGGGAGGCTCTGGACACCCACAGTTCATCACTGGATCGGAGAGAATGCAGCCCAAG GTTATGCAGTCCCTACAGTATGCGTTGAATCCTGTGGCAAAGGACATTGCAATGAAGTGGAACATTCCAGCAGAAGTTTCAGTCACCCCTCTCTCGCCTCCTGTTAATGTGCTCTTCAACCTGAAGCGAGTCATACAGTATTTCCAGCTCACAGGACAG AATGCCAGCAATATGTCTGGTTCAGTGAGTCTCCATTACATTGTTGAAGATAAACCTTTTGAGAACAAAATCAGCTTTAACCTGAAGCCAGATGCTGACAACAG CATGCTGCTGCACAGACTGGGGGCCCGAAAAGCCATTGTGGACCTGGAAGggaaggtgagagagggagatgacAAGAGTGCGAAAGAGAGAGTAGTAGAGCTGAGCATCCAGTCAGGAGTGAGCTCCTCCTACACTGCGTTCATTGGAGTCAACAGGGAGAACAAGGAGCCGGTCCAGGGGCCCCTACAGCGCAGACTTATGGCAGCAAGGAGTCTATTTGCAG gAAGTTATCCTGTAAATTCTATTTGTGGTAAGGCCCCTTCTATGGGCTTAATCGACTGTGGCCTCTACGTACAGTCCCCTGAATGTTGCGCCGCACCGTCTTCTGATCATTCTTGTGACACTGATGAGCAGCGTTCTT CATCCAGTGAGGAGGGTGAATGTGAAGATTATGCAG AACAAGCAAATATTTCTGTGGAAGAACCTGAAGATCCAATGGTAGACCTGATTGGTCTGCAGAGGGCTGATGGGTCCTGGGATCTCCAACAATCTCTGGCTTCAATCCTTGgaaaacaggaagaggaagtggtCAAAGCATCACCTGGAAAG CCTGAGTTTTCTTCAGTCTGGGCCACAGTGTTGGCAGTTCTATGGCTGCATGGATATAAGGCTGAATCCAGGGATGAGTGGCAGTTTGTGGCTAAAAAAGCAATGACCTGGGTCAGAGCTCAGTCAG GGTTTGATTTAACAGAGTTTGTGGCAGCTGGAAACTCCTTCCTGGGCCTCCAGGTGAAACTGTAG